AGGTGGAGTTCTCCTCAAGTTCCTCTCAAGGCAGTATGGTGCCCCGGCTGACATAACAGGGGCGAAGATAACCAAAAAGGAACTTCACTGGGTCCCGGTTTACTTCTTCTACCTCCACGGGAGGAGCAGAAGATGGGGGAGCGTTGAGGAAGTCCAGTTCATGGGGATTCCGGCAGGTTCTCCCTTCGAGAGCCTCCTTCAGGGCTATCCCTTCCCGATTAGGGGGAAGGTCTTCTTCAGCGAGGACATTGTGAAGAAAGGCCGCTACTACGAGCCCGAGGTGTCGAGGGAGGAGGCGGAGGAGCTGGCTAGGGTAGCTTTGATAAACGCCCTGAAGGGCGAAGGAAGTCAGGAGGATAAAGACATAAGCGAGGAGGAACTTGAGCTCGAGGTTCGCTACCTCGGTTTGGTTCATTACCCCCTCTGGGAGCTCCGCTACGAGTATGGGGGCAACGAATACTGGGGCTACGTTGACGGAACCGATGGGAGGGTTATCTCAGCTGAATACCCGCTGGAGAGCGAGGCCAGGAAGAAGGCCACCGCCCTGGCGATGGGCGTCGTTGGAGCGGGTGCGGTTCTGGGTGTAATAGCCTCGGCCATCTTTGGAACTCCATGGGGAATTCTCGGTGGGATTGTCCCGGGCATTGCCGGGGCCTGGGGGATAGGCTCAAAGGGCGCCGTGAAGAAGAGAATAGTGAGCGGTGTCATGAAGGGTCGCTCCGGAAACCTTTACTTCCAGCCGATTTGAGGTGATAACATGGGGAAGGAGACCTCAATAGTTGAGAAGCTTGAGCTCGTGATTCCCGGTTTCCACGGATACAAGAAGAAGGAACTTTTGAGGGAAGACGACAGGCTAATCAGGGGCAAGGTCGCGGAGATACTCGGCCAGGCCAAGAGGGAAATGGAGAGGGCACTTCAAAGGTGCGCGATGGTGAACTGCCAGCAACTTATGGCCATTGAGAACCTAAGGAAGAAGCTCATGATGCTTGAGAGCAGGGTCAGACATGCGGAGGCAGGCTACCGCGGTTACTTCGACAGGATTAAGTTCAGGGAGGAGGAGATAAAGAGGCTCATAGAGTACGATGCCAAGATGATTGAGCTGGCCGAGGAGATACTCAACGAGGCCAAGAACCTGAACGCGCAGGTTGCAAATCCCCAATCCCTTGGAATGGCGGTGCTGAACCTCGATGACAAACTCGTTAACTTTGAAGAGGTTTTGAGCCAGAGGATGAGCTTCGCGGTGGGTGAGTGAGATGGTTCAGGTGATAGAATGGGTCAATCCCGGGGAAGACGAGATAATCTGGCGCTATCCAAATGAGGTCATAAAGTGGGGCGCCCAGCTGATAGTCCACGAGTACGAGGTAGCGGTCTTCATGCGCGACGGAAAAATCTACGATGTCCTCGGCCCGGGAAGGCACACCCTAACGACGCAGAACCTGCCACTCCTCTACAAGCTCGTCGGAGGAAGCAACAGCCCATTCAAGGCCACGATAATTTTCGTCAGCACCAAACAGTTTCAGGGACGCTACGGAGGAGAAACGCAGACGAGGGAACTGGCTCCGGTCAAGTACTACGGCGTCTACTGGTTCAAGGTTGCCGACCCGGTTCTCTTCATAACCGAGGTGGTCGGGGGGCAGAGCCTCTACGACGCTCAGGACGTTACAAAGTTCATTCGCGCTTATTTCAACGAAGGCATGATGAAGCACCTTTCCACTTACTCGATAGTTGACCTCTTCCAGAACCTCGACATGGTGAGCACTCAGGTTAAGGTAAAGCTGATGGAGGACTTCAGAAGGCTTGGCCTTGAGCTGGTTGATGTAAAGATTGAGGGCGTCAACACCACCGACGAGTGGCGTCAGAGGCTCTTCTGGCTCATGCAGACGGGCAACGCTCAGGCAGTGATGCAGATGGACACGGTAAAGCAAGTCGCTGCTGAACTCGGAAAGAGCCCCGGAGCTGGGGTGGGAACCGGAATGGTCCTGGTTCCCCAGCTCTTCCAGCAACCGGCCCAGCCCTATGCTGGAACACCCGCGGGGCCACAGCAACCCGTTGCTCCAGCGATGCAACAAGGCCAGCAGGAAATCTGCCCGTACTGTGGCAAGCCGATTCCACCAGGGGCGCGCTTCTGTCCCTACTGCGGGCACGAAATCAAGCGCTGTCCCAACGGCCACATAGTTCCAGAAGGGGCGAAGTTCTGTCCCGTCTGCGGGGCGAAGATTGAGTAATCCCCTTTCCACTTTTCCTGCCCTAAAAGGAGTTAAAAGGGAAAGTTCAAAGTCCAAACTTCTCCTCGATGTAAGCCATTATCAGCTCCTTCGTTGCGAGGAGGCCTTTAACGTGCGTTCTCTCCATGCCGTGGCTCGCATGGACACCGGGCCCAAGGAGGGCAACCCTGAAGTCCCAGCCGGCTCTTAAAGCTGCTGAACCGTCGGAACCGTAGTAGGGAAAGATATCCACGACGTGCGGTATGTCTTTCTCTTCGGCCAGCTCTATCAGTCTGGTCGTCATCTCGTAGTCATATGGACCGGTTGAGTCCTTCGCCGCTATCGAGACGGCCGTTTCTTTACCGTAGACGCCTTCACCGACAACGCCCATGTCCACGACGAGTAGCTCTTTAGTGCTCGATGGATAGCCTGCTGAACCCCCGTGGCCGACCTCCTCGTAGGGCGAAAAGAAGAAAGCAACTGGCAGTTTTTCGAGCTCGTCAGCCAAATCGAGAAGGAGGTCAATCATAACCGCGACGCTCGCCTTGTCATCTAAAAAGTGCGCCTTGACGAAGCCGTTGACGTACTCGAACTTCGGGTCAAAGGCTATAAAATCTCCTGGTCTGATGCCGAGCTTCTCGGTGTCTTCCTTCTTCTCGACGAGCTCGTCGAGACGGATGTACATGTTCTCCTCTTTCCTCTCCTTCTTTCCGGCTTCCCTGTTCACATGGACGCTCGGGTTCTTGAGGAGGAGCGTTCCTCTAAACTTCTTTCCGGAGCGGGTTATTATCGTGCAGTACTCACCCTCGAACGTCGGAAGGAGAAGCCCACCGATTTTTGTGAAGCTCAAATGCCCGTCTGGCAAAATTCCCTTCACCATCGCTCCAAGGGTATCAACGTGGCCCGCTATGACGAGCTCGGGCTCAGGATGGTTGCCCGCTATTAAGGCTCCTTTGTTGGTGTAATACGTTCTTATTCCGGCCTCGTTGAGCCTCTTCTCAATGTGCGCAAGAACCTCCCTGGTGTAGCCAGTCGGAGAAGGTATCCCCAGAATCTCCCTGAGAATCTCGACGACGCGCTCCATAGGAACCACCGTTAAGAAGTGGCTCGAAGGGTTAAAAAGGGCATCGGCAGAAGGTCAAGGGGACAAAAGCGCCCAAGAAATCTGGTAGCGGGGGGAGGATTTGAACCTCCGACCTCCGGGTTATGAGCCCGGCGGGCACTCCTAGCTGCCCCACCCCGCTGCTCGACCCGTTAGTTAGTCATTCGGGGAGACTTTATAAATCTTTCGGAGCGGGATTTATATTCCCTCCCGTCGTTCTTGGTTCGGTGGTGTCATGTACCTGACGAAGGAAGAGGAGCTTATTCTAGCCGGGGAATACGGCTACGCGCTCCAGAAGGCGATGGAGATACTGGTGGCACTCGGCGATATTTACGGTGCCGAAAGGCTCATTCCGATAAAAAGTGCCCAGATTGCCGGCGTTTCCTACAAGAACCTTGGTGAAGCTGGCCTTGAGTTCCTGAGGGACTTTGTAAACGCTGGAGCAAAGGTGAGTGTCTACACAACGCTGAATCCGGCGGGGATAGGCGATGAGGAGTTCATGGAAAAGCAGAGGGAAGTCCTGGACCTTTACAGGGCCATGGGGATAGAGGTTACCTCAACGTGCACGCCCTACTACGGGGCGAACCTGCCCAAGTTCGGCGACCACATAGCTTGGAGCGAGAGCTCGGCGGTAAGCTTTGCCAACTCGATAATAGGAGCGAGAACCAACCGCGAAGGTGGACCCTCAAGCCTCGCCTCAGCCATCGTTGGCAAAACGCCTGAATACGGACTCCACCTCGACGAGAACAGGAAAGCCACCGTGAAGGTAAAAGTGGAAGCGAGAGTAAAGACGTTCGTGGATTACTCAGCACTCGGCTATCACCTAGGAAGGGCCCTGGGCAACGACGTGCCCTACATAACCGGCCTCAAGCCAGAGAGTCTGGACTACCTCAAAGAACTCGGCGCTTCAATGGCGGCAACGGGTTCTATAGCTCTCTACCACGTCGAGAACGAGACGCCGAAATACAAAAACGCGATAGACAAAGAGCTGGAAACCATAACCGTCGATGATAAGGACATCGAAGCCGTTAAGGAGCAGTTCCAAGATGACTGGAAGGACATCGACATGATTCTAATCGGTTGTCCCCATGCATCCCTCCAGGAGGTCAAAGAGATAGCCGGGCTTTTAAAGATGCGGGGAAGGCCACTCAAAATACCGCTCTTCATCACCGCGAGCAGAGCTGTAAAAGCGCTCGCCGATGCCCTCGGCTACACGGAAACCATAGAGCGCTACAACGGCAGGATTATAGCCGATTCGTGCTTTGTTGTGTCCCCGATAAAGGGCTGGTACAGGGGAATAGCAACAAACAGCGGGAAGTCGGCTTTCTACTTCCGTTCCTTCGGCTTCAACGTCAGGCTGGACGATGCTGAGAGGCTCATAAAAGAGGCCCCGTGAGGTGAGACCATGAAGCTTAAGGGGAGGAAAATCGTTGGCGGAAAGGCAGAGGGAGAACTGATAGTGTCCCAAAAGCCCCTCTCATTTCTCGGAGGCGTTGACCCCGAGACGGGAATCGTCACCGATGCCGAGAGCGACATAAGGGGAAAAAGCATAGCCGGGAAGATACTCGCATTTCCAAGGGGAAAGGGCTCAACGGTTGGCTCCTACATAATCTACGCCCTCAAGAAGAACGGAAAGGCGCCAAAGGCCATAATAGTGGGAGAGGCAGAGACAATAGTTGCAACCGGTGCCATAATAGCGGGAATCCCGATGGTTGATGGCATAGACGTCTCAAAGCTCAGGACTGGAATGAAGGTTAAGGTTAATGCCGACAGAGGAGAAATCGAAGTTGAGGAGTAACTTTTTAACCTCCCTTTCAATTTTAACCTCGGAGGTAAAAGATGCCGAAGGGAATTTACGAGTGTCTCAATTGTGGATACAGAGAAGAGAAGGATTCAAGCGAACCCCTTCTTGAGCACTCCTGTCCCCGATGCGGGGGAGATATGATTCTCGTTGGTTACGTTACTGAAGATGTCACTAAAAAACCAGTAGAAGTCCCTTCATCAGGACAATCCGAGTTCATTGAGAATGAAACACCAGGCCTTCCTCCTGAGGTGAAAGCAAAAGTAAAGACATTTTATAACGCAAGTTTTGTAGGATTTGATGGAAGAGTGTTTGTCTTTGAAGTCAACGAGATACTTGAACCAAATTTTGAAAAGGTTCTAAGAGAGATGGAAGAACTAGGCTACTGGTGTGCACTAAAAAAACGCAATGGGAAGATACTCCTGTTTGTCTTCCCAGCGGGAGAAATCAAACCCGACAACAAATGGCTACCCTGGGTTTTTCTCGTTGCGACGATACTTACAACATTCTTTTCAGGTTACTTGCTGGCGGTAAATTACATTTCTGCTCTGGACTATTATGGTCTTTCCGGATTCAGAAATCCATATTTAATAGCTCTTTCCTTCTCAGTAAGTGTTATGGCAATTATCGGAACTCACGAGCTTGGTCACAAAATAGCAGCTGCTTATCATGGTGTTCGCGCAACCATGCCTTACTTCATTCCTTTTCCCTTCAGCTTAATTGGTACTCTCGGTGCAGTTATAAGAGTTAAGTCTCCGCTTCCAACTAGAGATTCCGCAATAGATTTAGGCGCTAGCGGACCAATAGCTGGTTTCTTAGTTGCAATTCCGGTTACAGCAGTCGGATTAAAACTCTCAATAGTTGTTCCCCCAACTGCCGTTCCTCAAACAAAGGGAGGTGTCTATTTCGGAACTAATCTCTTGTTTGAGCTCTTAACCAAAGCGATACTTCATGTACCAGATAATTATGTAATATTCCTTCATCCAGTTGCTATGGCAGGGTGGGTTGGATTGCTTGTTACATTTCTCAACTTAATACCCGTCGCTCAGCTCGATGGAGGCCATATTCTAAGGGCGTTTATCAGTGAAAAAATTCACAGGGCAATAACATACGTAACAGCGTTTGTTCTTATAGGGCTGAGTTATCTTTGGAGTGGCTGGCTTATATGGGGTTTACTCGTGCTGTTAATAGGCTCTGCAGGCAATCCAGGTGCTCTAGATGAAGTTTCTCCGATATCAAAGAAAAGAATAGTTCTTGCAATAATTGCAGGGATAATATTCATACTTACAGCAACTCCGAGGCCAATATGGACTACTTAGATTTACCTGCTTCCTTGAGTATTTGTTCAATATCGTAGTATATTGAATCTCTCGAAACGCCAAAAATTCTGGCTAGTTCGGAAATGTTCAGGACCTTAGGATTGTAGTTAAAGGCCTCAAGAACCATGGCTATTAATTTTCTGCGCTCTTTAAGTGTGTATTCTCCAATAGGCTTTTTCTGGTCAAAAACATTGTAAACAACAACTCCCACAGCATAAGTTCTCCTAGTTACTGGTGTTGTGTATGTTTTTACCTCAAAATCAACAATTTTACTTTTTTCTGGAATTAATGTGTTGAGCTTTTCAAGGGTTTTGTTGATGGCGTTGTCCTTGTTCCGACCAGACGAAAACTCAGCCCTTACGACTTTGTTGGCAGTAATGGATTTATCAATTGCCAATACCACCCCTAAATTCATGAATGCTCCAAAACTTAGGTGTATCTTTGCGGAATTTACAAAGCCAGGAATATCTCGTAAGATATTTTCTGACCTTTTATTGATTTCTTCTACACAATCTTCGATACTTGAAGATTCGCAATGAAAGCTTATTAACATACTATAGCACCTCTTGGAACCTTTGCAATATTGAGCATGGTCATACTCAGTATTGGGCAGAAAGATATTTAAGCTTTTTTAGTCGAAATTCAGTTGAAGTAAACCTTTGGAGGTGATAATAAATGATGAGAAAGGCCCAGGGTGCAATTGAGTACCTCTTCATGATTGCCGCAGCGCTTGTCATTATACTGATAGTTGTCAGGCAACTTCAGAACAGGGGTAAAACTGCTTCAACAACTGCAAACACAGCTGAAACATCAATAAACAACACCCTTAACAGCATGCTTAGCGGATAATTTCGTGTTCTTTCATACTTTTTGAGTTTTTTGTTTTTAAAAAAAATTTATAAACACTATTAGTAGAAGATCCAATTAGGGATGCGATATGAAACATAATGCTCAGGCATCACTTGAGTATATATTTATGTTTGCACTTGCACTTGTTGTTATATATCTAGCACTAAAGAAGTTTATCGATCCTCGAACCGGTACTATAAAAAAGGAAGGACAGTTTGTAAATACAACTATTGACCGGATAAAGACTTCATTAAACTCTATAATCTCTTCAGGACCTTGAGCTGAATAGAGCCTTCGGCAGTGAGTTTGTCATGAAAGACCTTGATTTTTCCCGAGAGTAGGAAGCACGATTCAGATGTACACAGAATCACATTGTCAAAAATACCATTTCTAACGGGTGTTTTGTTGTGTAGAATGACCCCAGGAGAAGTAATTGTTAGAGTTACATTATAAGGAAAAGCTATGGACATGGAGTTATTCCCAAGAGTTATCCTGCCTTCAAAAGTTCTGTTATGAGAAACAATTAACAGTTCATATCCATTATCCTCCTTTACAAGCTTCAAAAATCCCGGAGAGGGATTAAAGTTAACGTTAATTCTGGCTATACTGTAATATACTTGAAGAGAAGTTCCATAGAGGTCAACTCTCCACGGATATGGAGGAGTTCTAAAGGAGAACAAAGCTATTATTTCTCCATCTTTTAAGGACTCTTCAAATAACAGAGTACCATTTTGGAGGGTGTAATTAAACAATGGACCATACACCCGCTGAAGGGGTTTGTTTTTCATCATATTGAACATCCACGTATCATAAATCACGTAATCAGGAGAATATTCTCTGACTAAATCAACTAAGTTATATTTTTCAAGATATCCTAATCCAAAAGTATCTACCATAAAGGGAACAACAGTAAGCCGAAGATAATAGGCATCCATAGGATTAATCGAAAGATAAGTGCCGTTGAGGTTTTCTTGATGGATATATGACAAGAGGTCCTCTCTTAGTTCCTTTGTATGAGGCGCACAAGAAATTCTGAGAAGGCCCTTAGGGTAGTTGTAGATAACCCCGGCATCAATTAGAGCAACTAGGAGTACTATAGATATCAGGATTCCAAGGAATTTCTTCCAGACATCTCCGGTCTTTAAAGTAATCTCTCCGGAAAGAAGATATATGTAGAGCACTAAAAGTAGAGGATATATAAATCGTGGATTTGGAATTATAGGAGCTACAATTAAATAAAAGATTCCATTTAAAAGTGCTAACGCTCCGAGAGGTTTTGAAAATAAGAGTTTGGTGCCTAAAGCCTTAAAAGTAATCCACAAAATGATCAAAGAGAACAATGGTAAGTAGTAAACTAAAAGTTCCAATGAGGACTTTTGAATATAGGTGAGAACATTGTTTAAAACCCAGAAAATACCAACGAAAGGAAAACCACGTGTCCCTTGGGCAAAATAAGTTTGATTGACATAATTTCGTGAAACCATAATTCCTAAAGGTATCTCAACAAGAGCCTTTGAGAAAATAACAATTAAGGATAATATAATTATGTAGCTAAAAACATTACTTAAACCTTTCAATAGCATCTTAAAGGAACTTAAATATCGGATGTTAAGTATATAGACTGTTAGAAAAATCCAGAAAAACAAGAACAGCACACATCCATATATATTACCAATTTTTGCTATTGGGTGAATCCCTGGAACAATGAGAATTATCCTTGCTATATCTCTAGGCCAGATAACAATAATGCTTGTTGAAATTAATATCCACAGCATATATGCAAGAGGTAATACATATTGCTGATTTCTAGTTAAGATGTTTGGGAAATTCAAAAGGATCTTTCTCAAGGGTTCAGATTCATAGAAGATCAAAAAAACAAAAATTGCAAGCAAATACGGAATTAAAGTAAATTTGACAGAAGTTCCAAGAGAAGCTATCACCACAGAAAAATAAGAATATTTTCTTTTTTGGGTAGAGAGATATTTTGTTAAAAATAGAAGGGACAACACTGTGAATAGTTCAACCATGCTTTCATGAAGAACTAAAGTGTTTATTCGAATTGCTAATGGATCTAAAGCAAGAACTAAGGCAAACAGGAGACCAAGATTTTTGTTTTTAACTTCTTTTCCAACAAGATAAGCTATGAAAATCGAAAACAACCCTAAAATGAGAGAAAAAACACGACCCATTATATAACTGTCACCAAAGATTCTTATCCATCCCGCTAGGGCATAGTAGTATAGAGGAGGATGAACTGCGAAAATATCCCGATATGGAAGGATGCCATGGTTTATTAATCGAGCAATAAGAAGGTAAGTCCCTTCATCATAATCAACATAGGAGTTCATAACTGGCAGAAGAGGAAGCCTTAGTATCAATGCCAAAAGACATATCAACAACAGATAGAACGAAGATTTTTTCATATTTTTCACCCCAGTTTAATTTTATAGATCATAAGCACTCCCTTAGATTTGGTTATCTGTATTGTATTTAATGAGTTTTTTTGAACAGTTTCATTAATTTTCACAACATTAAGTCCCCTATTTAACTCTCGGGTTAATACTCTCTTTCCGTTGATACTTACATTAATTTCCATTCTTGTAGATGCAAAGAGGGTTAGATATATTTTGTCATAGTTCTTGCACGGGTTAAATGCTATTACTCCCGTCTTTTCTGAAATCCACGCAACATATAATCCTTCAAATGCAAAATATTCGACATAAAAATATTTTTTAGTAAATCCCCAGACATAATATTTGCCAAACTTATATACATTTCCCGGAAGCGTGCTGGAACATAAAAGAAGATTATGAAGAATTATCTCTCTATTTTTAGAAACATCATGAGATGATAAATCAAAAATCCAGTCGTTTCCATTAAGTCTTAGGAGCTTATATTTTTTGGCAAACTCCAAGGGATTTAAGCTGGGCGCATTTGTATCTATAAAAGCGAGAGTTTGAGGTAATGTCAAGTTCTTGGAAAAGACCTTGTTCACATATTCTTCAACAGTCTTATTCTTGATGTGGCATCGATCAAAATAGGGATCCGTGAGAACAAGATAGTTAGTTCCCTCAAAAAAAGGTAACCATGGAGATGAATCAGAATGACACGATCCAAGAACCGAGACAGAATCATAATGAGCTGAGATCCACTTAAAATCATTAAGAACCTCTGGAGTTACATAGAAGTTTGCTTCAGCCGAAACAATATCCCTTGCTGTCCCATAAGCTGGAACTAGAAAAAATGATGCAATTATCATACTATAAACAAACATAATAACCCCCCTTGCAAGTTGATTCTTGGAATTGCCTCTAAAGTGCTCTACAAGAAGCGATAAGGCATTCATACCAGCGCCGACTAGTACTGGAAAAAATGGCACAGTCCATAGGAATTGTCTTTCCATAGCTGCAGCACTATAAAATGGAACAGGCACGTTAAGAGTGAGCTTATCAATGTTTAAAAATATAACAAATAAAACAAACACAAAAATTGATAAAAGTTCAATTTTCTTTGAGGATTTTTTAAATATGTAATAGGTAAGTCCCAAGATGATCAAAAAGACTTCCACATAATTCCCATTTCTGATAGTTGCCCACTTCCACATAAAATCAAAGAAGGCCCAATTATCATGACTTGTTGAAACATTAAAAAAGTACGCTCCCTTAGCTTCAATTCCTTGAACAAGGATTTTAGTGAAATAAGGATTGAGAACAGCATAGGATAACAGAGGAACAAGGAGATACATAAAGAGTATTGTCCTGAAATCTTTCCGAATAGATTCTTTACCTGTTTTTAATAGAGTTTTTAATAGAATATATACTAATATCACGAACACATAGTTCTGAAAAGAGTAGGGATGAAAAAATATAGAGGCAGTTCCCACAATAACCCCAACCACGTTATAGGAAAATATGCTATGTCTAAAATCACTATTGTTAAGATATGAGGCTGTTAAAGCTAGCATGACCAAGAAAAAGTAAAAACTGACAAAATTTGGTTCAACATAGACAAGTAAGTAATAGTGGACAATGTTCGTAGAAAGTATAGCAAGGACCGAGTACATCGCAATTTTGTTATCAAACCATGTTTTAGCAAAAAAATATATCCCAAACACAAACAATAACCACGCAAGAGTTCGTATAGCAAGCATAACATCTGGTATTGACGATCCAGTAAGTTCTACTAGATAACTCGCGAGAGAATGATACCCCCCTGGATAAAAAACTACACTGGGGGAGGGAGCATCGGTTGGGAACATTGAATCATATCTCAATATATAGAGCACCTTTGTTGCATGAAAATAGTTATCCACGTTGTCTGCGGGATAAGTGTATGCGAAATAATGGATAGTTACCAAGAGAAATGCTGAAAGAAGAACAGTAATGATTTCCTTAAAGTCAAAAAACAATTCCAGATTTGGCTTGTTCCACAGAAGTAGTGAGGTAATAACAACAAAAAAAGTGTATGCCCAATAATATATATGAAGAGGAATATTGAGATCACTACTAACATAAGCCCCGATAGCGAGAACAGAAAGACCCAGAGCTGGAGAAAGTGTAATAAGTACGCTAAATGGAATTCTTGACCTCATTAGGAGCATTAAAATATTAGAACCCAGGATAAATGGAACAAAAAACCCTAAATATGGATTGTTTAAATAATACGCCAAGAGCACAACAACAATTGACAAAAGATTCCATAGTATAAGTTTCTTTCTAGGGACATGCATCATAAAGCATTAAAGGTAAGGAAGTCTTATAAAAATATACCCAAATTAAAAAGTTTAATGGGGTGACAATAATGCCATTATTTAGTTTTGGTTCCAAAAAGAAAAAGGTCAGACAGATGCTTGAATCGGGGCAGTTCGAGCTTCTAGTTCAGGAGGCAATAAAGGACAAAAAGGTTATGAACGCTCTTATAGAGCTTTTAGATGACTCTAACCCGGGAATTGTTGGTGACGCACTGCTAACATTTACACAGATCCTTGAAACAGATAAAAATGTCCTCAAGCCATATATAAATGATGAATCATTTAGAAAACTCATGTCGCTGGTACATAGCAGAAACCCCTATGTCAAGGAGAACGCAATGATTTTGTCATACAGTGTTATTAAAGAATTTCCAGAGCTCGTAAAGAAATATCACAAGTGGATTGTTGAAGAAATAAAAAGTACTCTCTCAGAATGCAACAAAGATGAAAAGGGCTTCCTCCTTGTCGTGATAGGAGAACTTGGACTGAGCGAGTTAAAACCCTTCGTTGAGGAACTCACGGGAGTTGAGGACAAGGTTGTCCTACCATTTGAGGGCAAGAAGTGGGTTCCCCTCGGCCAGATTGCCAAGGAAACACTCGAAAAGCTCTGAGGTGATTTCATGCCGGATTTGTTGCTCTCAGTACTCTTCCTTTTCCTTTTGGTTCTCTTCGGATGGGCCATCCTAGCACTGACAATAGCCGTCCTCAAGTGGCTTGCGGTTAACGCTATAGCTGGACTTCTTGTGATTGGCCTGCTGAACTTTCTCGGGGTAACCCATGTTCCCATAAACCTAATGACCCTTCTCGTACTCGCTGTCGGTGGAATCCTTGGAGCATTCATCTTGATAGTCCTCTCGGTTCTGCACCTTCTCTAACGCCAAACTTTTATAAGGGCCCCTTCTACCCAGAAACGGGAAGAGAAAGGGGTGATGCTCATGTCTCACAAATCAGCCGAGATGTATGAACTGAAAAAGAAGGTCGA
This DNA window, taken from Thermococcus sp., encodes the following:
- a CDS encoding DUF6541 family protein, coding for MMHVPRKKLILWNLLSIVVVLLAYYLNNPYLGFFVPFILGSNILMLLMRSRIPFSVLITLSPALGLSVLAIGAYVSSDLNIPLHIYYWAYTFFVVITSLLLWNKPNLELFFDFKEIITVLLSAFLLVTIHYFAYTYPADNVDNYFHATKVLYILRYDSMFPTDAPSPSVVFYPGGYHSLASYLVELTGSSIPDVMLAIRTLAWLLFVFGIYFFAKTWFDNKIAMYSVLAILSTNIVHYYLLVYVEPNFVSFYFFLVMLALTASYLNNSDFRHSIFSYNVVGVIVGTASIFFHPYSFQNYVFVILVYILLKTLLKTGKESIRKDFRTILFMYLLVPLLSYAVLNPYFTKILVQGIEAKGAYFFNVSTSHDNWAFFDFMWKWATIRNGNYVEVFLIILGLTYYIFKKSSKKIELLSIFVFVLFVIFLNIDKLTLNVPVPFYSAAAMERQFLWTVPFFPVLVGAGMNALSLLVEHFRGNSKNQLARGVIMFVYSMIIASFFLVPAYGTARDIVSAEANFYVTPEVLNDFKWISAHYDSVSVLGSCHSDSSPWLPFFEGTNYLVLTDPYFDRCHIKNKTVEEYVNKVFSKNLTLPQTLAFIDTNAPSLNPLEFAKKYKLLRLNGNDWIFDLSSHDVSKNREIILHNLLLCSSTLPGNVYKFGKYYVWGFTKKYFYVEYFAFEGLYVAWISEKTGVIAFNPCKNYDKIYLTLFASTRMEINVSINGKRVLTRELNRGLNVVKINETVQKNSLNTIQITKSKGVLMIYKIKLG
- a CDS encoding pro-sigmaK processing inhibitor BofA family protein, whose amino-acid sequence is MPDLLLSVLFLFLLVLFGWAILALTIAVLKWLAVNAIAGLLVIGLLNFLGVTHVPINLMTLLVLAVGGILGAFILIVLSVLHLL